One genomic region from Pseudoduganella dura encodes:
- a CDS encoding TonB-dependent siderophore receptor: MHDRTDIFPRRLALAALVSTLFHIPAALADDAGTVVIDGQRGGYRTLAVAGATKTDALPKDLPQSVRTLTAGLLQDAGVTSLAGALDLASGISRQSDLGGLWDSYAMRGFTGDPNFGSDYMVNGFAASRGYNGLRDIAGTQAVEILKGPASALYGRGEPGGTVNILTKKPRFAPRYAIEAGLASHATRRVAVDLTGPLSDTVAYRMNGAHQGGGSFRDTVRTDRDYLSPSLLWLAGPETTVSYEMEASRQRSPFDRGIPVPAAGPGVPVERFLGEPADGRITVKSLGHQLFVQHGLGNGWSLQGGAAYRDSSLKGHSSEASDLLPDGRTLRRQRRSRDWSATDRSARAELLGSATALGMKHALLFGADGYRFDDTRLQLRRNPSAANAYAIDLYAPAYGAVAAPLAVSVDTLEHQRAHAVYAQDQVTIGERWKMLAGVRHDRYRQSVANRRTASVNGQALSATSPRAGVVWQPSDAVSLYASVARGFRPNSGISIDNAAFPAERSISYELGAKAETRAGLSGTLALYRIDKENVLTTNPVNTDFAIAAGEVASKGVELDVSGEVARGVRLSGAYAFTDARVTRGDNAIRTGSRMPNVPRHGANVLLVAGNAVASIGGGVAYVGERRGEVAASGDFRLPGYTTARVLAAWMPSRRWRLAMNVDNLFDRRYYASSYSRLWVAPGSTRTASLSATHVF, from the coding sequence ATGCACGACCGAACCGATATCTTTCCGCGGCGGCTGGCGCTTGCCGCGCTCGTCTCCACCCTGTTTCACATTCCCGCCGCGCTGGCGGACGACGCCGGCACCGTCGTCATCGACGGCCAGCGCGGCGGCTACCGCACGCTGGCCGTGGCCGGCGCCACCAAGACCGACGCGCTGCCGAAAGACCTGCCGCAGAGCGTGCGCACGCTGACCGCCGGGCTGCTGCAGGATGCCGGCGTGACGTCGCTGGCCGGCGCTCTCGACCTGGCCAGCGGCATCTCGCGCCAGAGCGACCTGGGCGGCCTGTGGGACAGCTACGCGATGCGCGGTTTCACCGGCGACCCGAACTTCGGTTCCGACTACATGGTCAACGGCTTCGCGGCAAGCCGGGGCTATAACGGCCTGCGCGACATCGCCGGCACGCAGGCGGTGGAAATCCTGAAGGGGCCGGCATCGGCGCTGTACGGGCGCGGCGAGCCGGGCGGCACCGTCAACATCCTCACGAAGAAGCCGCGCTTCGCGCCCCGCTACGCCATCGAAGCCGGCCTCGCGAGCCATGCGACGCGGCGCGTGGCCGTCGACCTGACCGGCCCGCTGTCGGACACCGTCGCGTACCGGATGAACGGGGCGCACCAGGGTGGCGGCAGCTTCCGCGACACGGTACGCACCGACCGCGACTACCTGTCGCCGTCGCTGCTGTGGCTGGCGGGACCGGAGACCACGGTATCGTATGAAATGGAGGCTTCGCGCCAGCGTTCGCCGTTCGACCGGGGCATTCCCGTGCCGGCCGCGGGGCCCGGTGTACCGGTGGAGCGCTTCCTCGGCGAGCCGGCCGATGGCCGCATCACGGTGAAATCGCTGGGGCACCAGCTGTTCGTCCAGCATGGCCTCGGCAACGGCTGGTCGCTGCAGGGTGGCGCGGCCTATCGCGACAGTTCGCTGAAAGGCCATTCCAGCGAAGCCAGCGACCTGCTGCCTGACGGGCGCACGCTGCGCCGCCAGCGGCGCTCGCGCGACTGGTCGGCGACCGACCGTTCGGCGCGCGCGGAGCTGCTGGGCAGCGCCACCGCGCTCGGCATGAAGCACGCGCTGCTGTTCGGTGCCGATGGCTACAGGTTCGACGACACGCGCCTGCAGCTGCGCCGCAATCCCTCGGCCGCGAATGCCTATGCGATCGACCTTTACGCGCCGGCCTATGGGGCCGTCGCGGCGCCGCTGGCCGTGTCGGTCGATACGCTGGAACACCAGCGCGCCCACGCCGTCTATGCGCAGGACCAGGTCACGATCGGCGAACGATGGAAGATGCTGGCCGGCGTGCGGCACGACCGCTACCGGCAGAGCGTGGCCAATCGCCGCACGGCGTCCGTCAACGGGCAGGCCCTGTCGGCGACGAGTCCGCGCGCCGGCGTCGTCTGGCAACCGTCGGATGCCGTTTCCCTCTATGCCAGCGTGGCCCGGGGATTCCGTCCGAACAGCGGCATCAGCATCGACAACGCGGCGTTTCCCGCCGAGCGCAGTATTTCCTATGAGCTGGGCGCCAAGGCGGAAACGCGCGCCGGGCTGTCGGGCACGCTGGCGCTGTACCGGATCGACAAGGAAAACGTGCTGACGACGAACCCCGTCAACACCGATTTCGCGATTGCCGCCGGCGAGGTGGCCAGCAAGGGCGTGGAGCTCGACGTCTCGGGCGAAGTGGCGCGCGGCGTGCGGCTGTCCGGCGCCTATGCGTTCACCGATGCGCGCGTGACGCGGGGAGACAATGCCATCAGGACCGGCAGCCGCATGCCGAACGTGCCGCGCCACGGCGCCAACGTGCTGCTGGTGGCGGGCAATGCCGTCGCCTCCATCGGCGGCGGCGTCGCCTATGTTGGCGAGCGCCGCGGCGAGGTTGCCGCGTCGGGCGATTTCCGCCTGCCCGGCTACACCACCGCGCGCGTACTGGCGGCCTGGATGCCTTCGAGGCGCTGGCGCCTGGCCATGAACGTGGACAACCTGTTCGACCGCCGTTACTACGCCAGCTCGTACAGCCGCCTGTGGGTGGCGCCGGGCAGCACGCGCACCGCGTCGCTGAGCGCGACCCATGTCTTCTGA
- a CDS encoding response regulator yields MTVSVMLVDDHPLVRLGMAGIVARQPGYAVAAEAADGADAIDLYRRLRPDVVLMDLSMPRVGGLEALQAIRAFHPDARVVIVSSSDGEEHVYRALHAGARAYLLKDAPEAQLAECLHAVAAGRRYVPPDVATRLAARLDNDALTGRELDVLRFLAQGMSNKLIARAAGIAPGTVKYHVKNIMAKLDASCRTEVLREAVRRGIVDIVH; encoded by the coding sequence ATGACCGTTTCCGTGATGCTCGTCGATGACCACCCGCTCGTCCGTCTCGGCATGGCCGGCATCGTCGCCCGCCAGCCCGGCTATGCCGTAGCCGCCGAAGCCGCCGATGGCGCCGACGCCATCGACCTGTACCGCCGCCTGCGGCCCGACGTGGTGCTGATGGACCTGTCGATGCCCCGCGTCGGCGGCCTCGAGGCGCTGCAGGCGATCCGCGCTTTCCACCCGGACGCACGGGTCGTGATCGTTTCCAGTTCCGACGGCGAGGAGCATGTCTACCGCGCGCTGCACGCCGGCGCCCGCGCCTACCTGCTGAAGGACGCGCCGGAAGCGCAGCTGGCCGAATGCCTGCACGCCGTCGCGGCGGGGCGCCGCTACGTGCCGCCGGATGTCGCCACCCGCCTCGCCGCGCGCCTCGACAACGATGCGCTGACCGGCCGCGAGCTCGACGTGCTGCGCTTCCTGGCCCAGGGCATGTCGAACAAGCTGATCGCCCGCGCTGCGGGCATCGCGCCGGGCACCGTCAAGTACCACGTGAAGAACATCATGGCGAAGCTGGACGCCTCCTGCCGCACCGAGGTGCTGCGCGAGGCTGTGCGGCGCGGCATCGTCGACATCGTCCACTGA
- a CDS encoding sensor histidine kinase, producing the protein MRQLTIPRPVPAPAPAAPTEPAALDEALRSERLRCARDVHDIVLQDLTAVLLQLRAASGSTDPAQLAACLATATLAAQQGLASARDFVRRLRTSPVALERPASLAAALRATLQALPLAAGMRLRLQLDDAATLAPGACEQVAMIVREAVGNAAKHARASVIVCRLRVRAGRAQVQVRDDGDGFDLHMPRAGFGIGGMHERAALAGASLQVDSAPGRGTTIFLSLPLEPGE; encoded by the coding sequence ATGAGACAGCTGACGATCCCGCGCCCTGTACCGGCCCCGGCCCCCGCCGCCCCGACCGAACCCGCAGCACTCGACGAAGCGCTGCGTTCCGAGCGCCTGCGCTGCGCCCGCGACGTGCACGACATCGTGCTGCAGGACCTGACCGCCGTGCTGCTGCAGTTGCGCGCCGCCAGCGGCAGCACGGACCCGGCGCAGCTGGCCGCCTGCCTGGCCACCGCCACGCTGGCGGCCCAGCAGGGCCTGGCCAGCGCCCGCGACTTCGTGCGCCGCCTGCGCACCTCGCCCGTCGCGCTGGAACGTCCGGCGAGCCTCGCGGCCGCCCTGCGCGCCACGCTGCAGGCGCTGCCGCTGGCGGCGGGCATGCGGCTCCGCCTGCAGCTCGACGACGCCGCAACGCTCGCGCCGGGCGCCTGCGAACAGGTGGCGATGATCGTGCGCGAGGCGGTCGGCAACGCGGCCAAGCATGCGCGCGCCAGCGTCATCGTGTGCCGGCTGCGGGTGCGCGCCGGCCGCGCGCAGGTGCAGGTCCGCGACGACGGCGACGGTTTCGATCTCCACATGCCCCGTGCCGGCTTCGGCATCGGCGGCATGCACGAACGTGCCGCGCTGGCAGGCGCCTCGCTGCAGGTCGACAGCGCCCCCGGGCGCGGCACGACCATCTTCCTTTCCCTTCCACTCGAACCAGGAGAATGA
- a CDS encoding response regulator transcription factor produces the protein MSFSDQEVCVVDDDASVRTAVGSLVRSLGLRARLFDSAEAFLAAGTATDLVISDLQMPGMSGLDLLELLRGRADRVPFIVITGFLQDGVARRAEGAGAACLLGKPFQADALVGCIERALAAS, from the coding sequence GTGTCTTTTTCCGATCAAGAAGTCTGCGTCGTCGACGACGATGCGTCCGTGCGTACCGCCGTCGGCAGCCTGGTACGTTCGCTGGGGCTGCGCGCCCGGCTGTTCGACTCCGCGGAGGCGTTCCTCGCGGCAGGCACCGCGACGGACCTGGTGATCTCCGACCTCCAGATGCCCGGTATGAGCGGCCTGGACCTGCTCGAACTGCTGCGCGGGCGGGCCGATCGCGTCCCCTTCATCGTCATTACCGGCTTCCTGCAGGATGGCGTGGCGCGCCGCGCCGAGGGCGCCGGCGCCGCGTGCCTGCTCGGCAAGCCGTTCCAGGCCGATGCGCTGGTCGGCTGCATCGAACGCGCGCTCGCCGCAAGCTAG
- a CDS encoding response regulator transcription factor has product MKPLVYIVDDDAALRDGLSSLLRSADMDVATFGAVADFLGHRREERNSCLLLDVRLGGQSGMDLHAELKTQGCTLPVVFMTGFGDIPMSVRAMKAGAVDFLAKPVRVEELLDAVGQALARDAACRADEALQAGLRHRYGTLTPREREIMALAARGLMNKQIAGEVGTSEITVKIHRGQAMKKMGAKTFADLVRMAEALRIGAD; this is encoded by the coding sequence ATGAAACCGCTGGTATACATCGTCGACGACGACGCCGCGCTGCGCGATGGCCTGTCGAGCCTGTTGCGGTCGGCCGACATGGACGTGGCCACCTTCGGCGCCGTGGCCGATTTCCTCGGCCACCGCCGCGAGGAACGCAACAGCTGCCTGCTGCTGGACGTGCGGCTGGGCGGGCAAAGCGGCATGGACCTGCACGCCGAGCTCAAGACGCAGGGTTGCACGCTGCCCGTCGTGTTCATGACGGGCTTCGGCGACATTCCGATGTCGGTACGGGCGATGAAGGCCGGTGCCGTCGACTTCCTCGCCAAGCCGGTGCGCGTGGAGGAACTGCTGGACGCCGTCGGCCAGGCCCTCGCCCGCGACGCCGCCTGCCGCGCCGACGAAGCCCTGCAGGCCGGGCTGCGGCACCGCTACGGGACACTGACGCCGCGCGAACGCGAAATCATGGCCCTCGCCGCCCGCGGGCTGATGAACAAGCAGATCGCCGGCGAAGTGGGCACCAGCGAGATCACCGTCAAGATCCACCGCGGCCAGGCGATGAAGAAGATGGGGGCGAAAACCTTCGCCGACCTGGTGCGGATGGCCGAGGCGCTGCGGATCGGCGCGGACTGA